A DNA window from Pseudomonas tohonis contains the following coding sequences:
- a CDS encoding CPBP family intramembrane glutamic endopeptidase — protein MPLHLQILLPLFTLALGRGFGQVSPIGLACGLAYAFWVLAAPKIPARLWFPVTLLGSIAFAAHLVPGFSPLPLAEPLRLSADAPLYALRLSWDKTLVGMTLLAWWLGRPPQVMVARWRATALTAVATLLAVPVLALGLGLVDWMPKWPELVWRWLPVNLLAVVLAEELLFRALLQSALVSRLGAWAGVAITALLFGAVHLPFSPLFAAVAAVAGLGYGLAFHFSGRLGVAIALHLAVNLCHLAMLSYPVKLG, from the coding sequence ATGCCGCTCCATCTGCAGATCCTGCTTCCGCTCTTCACCCTTGCCCTGGGCCGTGGCTTCGGGCAGGTGTCCCCTATCGGCCTGGCCTGCGGGCTGGCCTATGCCTTCTGGGTCCTCGCCGCGCCGAAAATCCCGGCGCGCCTGTGGTTCCCCGTCACCCTGCTGGGGAGCATCGCCTTCGCCGCGCACCTGGTCCCCGGGTTCTCGCCCTTGCCGCTGGCCGAGCCGCTGCGCCTGAGTGCCGACGCGCCGCTCTACGCACTGCGCCTGTCCTGGGACAAGACGCTGGTGGGCATGACGCTGCTGGCCTGGTGGCTGGGCCGCCCGCCGCAGGTGATGGTCGCTCGCTGGCGCGCCACGGCGCTGACAGCGGTGGCCACGCTGCTGGCGGTGCCGGTGCTGGCCCTGGGGCTTGGCCTGGTGGACTGGATGCCGAAATGGCCGGAGCTGGTGTGGCGCTGGCTGCCGGTCAACCTGCTGGCGGTGGTGCTGGCGGAGGAGCTGCTGTTCCGCGCTCTGCTGCAGAGCGCGCTGGTGTCACGCCTGGGCGCGTGGGCGGGGGTGGCGATCACCGCCCTGCTGTTCGGCGCGGTGCACCTGCCGTTCAGCCCGCTGTTCGCCGCCGTGGCGGCCGTGGCAGGCCTGGGTTACGGGCTGGCCTTCCATTTCAGCGGGCGGCTGGGGGTGGCGATCGCGCTGCACCTGGCGGTCAATCTCTGCCATCTGGCAATGCTGAGCTATCCAGTGAAGCTGGGCTGA
- a CDS encoding substrate-binding periplasmic protein, translating into MSAVRLVFSGVLLLALCLSCTSASAARPREILVGGYHFPPYLIKPEEREQGLVPDLVAQLNQLQGRFHFSIVPTSAARRYRDLEQGRYDLMLFEDPDWGWSGVHYESIDMRTSDAEVYVARRQPGRGQAFFDDLAGKRLALYNGYHYGFAGFNADPEYLFKRFSATLTYSHDSNLLMVLHGRADIAVVTRSYLDLLFAREPALRDNLLVSRRIDQEYHLHAMLRPDAPITRDEMAGLLQNLQDDEAFQRLLAKYQLTFKKNDRR; encoded by the coding sequence ATGTCTGCCGTTCGGCTTGTGTTTTCGGGTGTTTTGCTGCTTGCGTTGTGCCTTTCCTGCACCAGCGCGTCAGCGGCTCGACCCCGGGAAATACTGGTCGGCGGCTACCATTTCCCGCCCTACCTGATAAAGCCCGAAGAGCGGGAGCAGGGCCTGGTCCCCGACCTGGTGGCGCAGCTCAACCAGCTCCAGGGGCGTTTCCATTTCAGCATCGTGCCGACCTCGGCCGCGCGCCGTTACCGCGACCTGGAGCAGGGCCGCTATGACCTGATGCTGTTCGAGGACCCCGACTGGGGCTGGAGCGGCGTGCACTACGAAAGCATCGACATGCGCACCTCCGACGCCGAGGTCTACGTCGCACGCCGCCAGCCGGGGCGCGGGCAGGCTTTTTTCGATGACCTGGCGGGCAAGCGCCTGGCGCTCTACAACGGCTATCACTACGGTTTCGCCGGCTTCAACGCCGACCCCGAATACCTCTTCAAACGCTTCTCCGCCACGCTGACCTACTCCCACGACAGCAATCTGCTAATGGTTTTGCACGGTCGTGCCGATATAGCCGTGGTCACGCGCTCCTACCTGGATCTGTTGTTCGCCAGGGAGCCGGCGCTGCGCGACAACCTGCTGGTTTCCCGTCGGATCGATCAGGAATACCATCTGCACGCGATGCTGCGTCCGGATGCACCGATCACCCGCGATGAGATGGCCGGTTTGCTCCAGAACCTGCAGGACGACGAGGCATTCCAACGGCTGCTGGCCAAGTACCAGCTGACGTTCAAGAAAAACGACCGACGATGA
- a CDS encoding TetR/AcrR family transcriptional regulator, producing MDDQKAQEVMRELVATGQVTDPESARGKLLQTAAHLFRSKGYERTTVRDLAGAVGIQSGSIFHHFKSKDEILRSVMEETILYNTALMKASLADATNLRERVLALIRCELQSIMGGTGEAMAVLVYEWRSLSEEGQRYILELRDAYELLWLDVLGEAKAQGYFNADPFILRRFLTGALSWTTTWFRPEGAMSLDQLCEEALSLVIKEV from the coding sequence CTGGACGACCAAAAAGCCCAAGAAGTGATGCGCGAACTGGTGGCCACCGGGCAGGTGACCGATCCCGAGAGCGCCCGCGGCAAGCTGCTGCAGACCGCCGCTCACCTGTTCCGCAGCAAGGGCTACGAACGCACCACGGTGCGCGACCTGGCCGGCGCCGTGGGCATCCAGTCGGGCAGCATCTTCCATCACTTCAAGAGCAAGGACGAAATCCTCCGCTCGGTGATGGAGGAGACCATCCTCTACAACACCGCGCTGATGAAGGCCTCCCTGGCCGATGCGACCAACCTGCGCGAACGGGTGCTGGCGCTGATCCGCTGCGAGCTGCAGTCGATCATGGGCGGCACCGGCGAGGCGATGGCGGTGCTGGTCTACGAGTGGCGCTCGCTGTCGGAGGAGGGCCAGCGCTACATCCTCGAGCTGCGCGATGCCTATGAGCTGCTCTGGCTGGATGTACTGGGCGAGGCCAAGGCCCAGGGCTACTTCAATGCCGATCCCTTCATCCTGCGGCGCTTCCTCACCGGCGCGCTGTCCTGGACCACCACCTGGTTCCGTCCCGAGGGGGCGATGTCCCTCGACCAGCTCTGCGAAGAGGCGCTGTCGCTGGTGATCAAGGAAGTCTGA
- a CDS encoding substrate-binding periplasmic protein has protein sequence MDSLRHALLAALFLAACGSAQAAELVRVGGAHFPPYVIKPESAEATGLLPELLAALNREQHEFEFVMLPTAIPRRFRDFQAGRIDMAVFENPDWGWQDIPGARVDMGLEDAEVFVAQRRASRDQEYFRTLVDKRLALYSGYHYGFAGFDADPEYLTREFNALMTYSHDSNLLMVLRGRADIALVTRSYLGMYLEKNPDQAGQFLVSTRVDQHYRHYALLRPGAPISPERFTALLERLRAKGDLERIFGRYQIQVSPASLDSSALPDGRD, from the coding sequence ATGGATTCTCTCCGCCATGCACTGTTGGCCGCGCTGTTTCTGGCCGCTTGTGGCAGCGCCCAGGCGGCCGAACTGGTGCGGGTTGGTGGCGCGCACTTTCCCCCCTATGTGATCAAGCCCGAGTCCGCCGAGGCCACTGGCCTGCTGCCGGAGTTGCTGGCGGCGCTCAACCGCGAACAGCACGAGTTCGAGTTCGTCATGCTGCCGACGGCCATTCCCCGGCGCTTTCGCGACTTCCAGGCCGGTCGCATCGACATGGCGGTATTCGAGAACCCCGACTGGGGCTGGCAGGACATCCCCGGCGCGCGCGTCGACATGGGCCTGGAGGATGCCGAGGTGTTCGTCGCCCAACGACGCGCCTCCCGTGACCAGGAGTACTTCCGCACCCTGGTGGACAAGCGCCTGGCGCTCTACAGCGGCTATCACTACGGCTTCGCCGGCTTCGATGCCGACCCCGAGTACCTGACCCGCGAATTCAACGCGCTGATGACCTATTCCCACGACAGCAACCTGCTGATGGTGCTGCGGGGCCGGGCGGACATCGCCCTGGTCACCCGTTCCTACCTCGGCATGTACCTGGAGAAGAACCCCGATCAGGCCGGGCAGTTCCTGGTGTCCACCCGTGTCGATCAGCATTACCGTCACTACGCGCTGCTGCGCCCCGGCGCGCCGATCAGCCCCGAACGCTTCACCGCGCTGCTGGAGCGATTGCGGGCCAAGGGCGACCTGGAACGTATCTTCGGGCGCTACCAGATCCAGGTCAGCCCAGCTTCACTGGATAGCTCAGCATTGCCAGATGGCAGAGATTGA